One Lebetimonas natsushimae DNA segment encodes these proteins:
- a CDS encoding Dabb family protein, which produces MIKHVVIFKTQKNAPLNEFKKRIEDLKIYIKEIKSIEVGIDIRFDKNPSDFCVITKVENIKDLEIYATHPKHLEVIEFIKPYIKERCVVDYEK; this is translated from the coding sequence ATGATAAAACATGTAGTAATCTTTAAAACCCAAAAAAACGCCCCTTTAAATGAATTTAAAAAAAGAATAGAAGATTTAAAAATTTATATAAAAGAAATTAAATCCATTGAAGTGGGAATAGACATCAGATTTGATAAGAATCCAAGCGATTTTTGTGTTATTACAAAAGTTGAAAACATTAAGGATTTAGAAATTTACGCGACACATCCAAAACATCTGGAAGTTATTGAATTTATAAAACCTTATATTAAAGAAAGATGCGTGGTAGATTATGAAAAATAG
- a CDS encoding FAD-binding oxidoreductase: MIDVKHIEYLKNVVGEDDIKTDKAHLRAYSYDATKEHFYPEAIVFPENEEEISKILKYCNENKIVIVPRGAGSGFTGGALPVKGGIVLAVEKYMNKILEINDKDMVAVVQPGVINSHLQKEVEKRGLFYPPDPASMDYSTIGGNVAENAGGMRAAKYGLTRDYVMCLRAVLPNGEIIRAGKRTIKDVAGYNVRDILIASEGSLAVITEITLKLLPKPRMKKTYMGIFENVEDAMNAVYKSLADGAMPVAMEFMDSLVVKALREKLGVNLPDWAGALLIGDVDGNVEEEINYQLGILEKSFIENGAKEFIATAEEEKSKEIWFARRNASQSITIYGSKKINEDISVPRSKLPDALKGINEIGKKYNLTVPCFGHAGDGNIHVNVMVDGNNEDEVKKGYRAVEEIFKLVVDMGGTLSGEHGIGLSKAPFMKIAFSEAEMNLFKRIKNAFDPNGILNPGKMGI; this comes from the coding sequence ATGATAGATGTTAAACATATTGAATATTTGAAAAATGTAGTGGGTGAAGATGATATAAAAACAGATAAAGCCCATTTACGCGCATATTCCTATGATGCCACAAAAGAACATTTTTATCCTGAAGCCATTGTATTCCCTGAAAATGAAGAAGAAATAAGTAAAATCTTAAAATATTGTAATGAAAATAAAATTGTTATAGTCCCAAGGGGTGCAGGAAGCGGTTTTACCGGTGGTGCTCTGCCTGTAAAAGGTGGTATTGTCTTAGCGGTTGAAAAGTATATGAATAAAATTTTAGAAATTAACGATAAAGACATGGTTGCAGTTGTACAGCCAGGAGTTATTAATTCTCATTTACAAAAAGAGGTTGAAAAAAGAGGTCTTTTTTATCCGCCTGACCCGGCAAGTATGGATTATTCCACTATCGGCGGGAATGTAGCAGAAAACGCAGGTGGAATGAGGGCTGCAAAATACGGGCTTACACGTGATTATGTGATGTGTTTAAGAGCTGTTTTGCCAAACGGGGAAATAATAAGGGCCGGTAAGAGGACCATAAAAGATGTTGCGGGTTATAATGTGAGGGATATTTTAATTGCAAGTGAAGGGTCTCTTGCCGTAATTACTGAAATTACCCTGAAACTTCTTCCAAAGCCAAGAATGAAAAAAACATATATGGGTATATTTGAAAATGTTGAAGATGCGATGAATGCAGTTTATAAATCCCTTGCAGACGGTGCAATGCCTGTTGCAATGGAATTTATGGATTCACTTGTTGTAAAGGCTCTCAGGGAAAAACTGGGTGTTAATCTGCCAGATTGGGCGGGGGCACTGCTAATCGGTGATGTTGATGGAAATGTTGAGGAAGAAATAAATTATCAGCTAGGTATTTTGGAAAAATCTTTTATTGAAAACGGGGCAAAGGAATTCATTGCCACTGCGGAAGAGGAAAAATCAAAAGAGATTTGGTTTGCAAGAAGAAACGCCAGTCAGTCTATTACAATATATGGAAGTAAAAAGATAAATGAGGATATATCAGTGCCAAGAAGCAAACTTCCTGATGCCCTAAAAGGGATTAATGAAATAGGAAAAAAATATAATTTAACGGTTCCTTGTTTCGGACATGCAGGTGATGGAAACATTCATGTAAATGTAATGGTTGACGGAAACAATGAAGATGAGGTAAAAAAAGGATACAGGGCTGTTGAAGAAATCTTTAAACTTGTTGTAGATATGGGCGGAACACTGAGTGGAGAGCACGGAATAGGGCTTAGCAAAGCACCTTTTATGAAAATTGCATTCAGTGAGGCTGAAATGAATCTATTTAAAAGAATAAAAAACGCATTTGACCCAAACGGAATATTAAATCCCGGGAAAATGGGAATTTAA
- the tmk gene encoding dTMP kinase, whose translation MYIAIEGIDTAGKSTQIELLQKEFKNVLFIKEPGFTEFGKKIREIIFNDEISKKTELFLFLADRSETIEKVVKPNLDKNIISDRSVISGIAYAMEYFDFDLLVNLNKFATDSIFPNFVIILKLNKNTLEYRMSGKNHDNIEKRGLRYLLNIQDNIITTCNRLEIPYILIDASKPIDEIYFRIKKAISEYIK comes from the coding sequence ATGTATATAGCAATTGAGGGAATAGATACCGCAGGAAAAAGCACACAGATTGAACTTTTACAAAAAGAATTTAAAAATGTACTGTTTATAAAAGAACCCGGTTTTACAGAATTTGGGAAAAAAATAAGAGAAATTATTTTTAATGATGAAATTTCAAAAAAAACAGAACTTTTTTTATTTTTAGCCGACAGAAGTGAAACAATAGAAAAAGTTGTAAAACCTAATTTAGATAAAAATATCATAAGTGACAGAAGCGTAATAAGCGGAATTGCATATGCCATGGAATATTTCGATTTTGATTTACTTGTGAATCTTAATAAATTTGCAACAGACTCTATTTTTCCAAATTTTGTAATTATTTTAAAACTGAATAAAAATACTTTGGAATATAGAATGTCCGGGAAAAATCATGACAATATTGAAAAAAGGGGACTCCGTTATTTGCTTAATATTCAGGATAATATAATTACAACATGCAACAGACTTGAAATCCCATATATTTTAATTGATGCATCAAAACCTATCGATGAAATATATTTCAGAATTAAAAAGGCCATAAGTGAATATATTAAATAA
- a CDS encoding GGDEF domain-containing protein, translating into MKNSKTIIYLLFFIFLIIMANSFFVIYLVQNNEIKNAYIINELGQIRGGIQRYSKLKLANAEKEKIKNVEKYIEDKISDVKSIYKEIIPNEAMEFFKNNFYDLNKNWNKLKITKNAKQIFKLSEQSWEIADPLVIYIAKAMENKTQKILFFIILISIITVLTTLIIIFIIYDVISKNLRIKTLKDPITKLYNFYHLHETLETLQNRYQRYSKTFGLIKISLFETDEKTIKDISKKLKHDIRRSDKVYYSKNTIIIILLEPEKININDYINRIKSLITSHTQIQNIKFIIYNGEKIEEFI; encoded by the coding sequence ATGAAAAATAGTAAAACTATAATTTATCTTCTTTTTTTTATTTTTTTAATAATAATGGCTAATTCTTTTTTTGTCATATATTTGGTACAAAACAATGAAATTAAAAATGCCTATATCATTAACGAACTTGGACAAATAAGAGGAGGTATACAGAGATACTCTAAATTAAAACTCGCCAATGCCGAAAAAGAAAAAATCAAAAACGTTGAAAAATACATTGAAGACAAAATTAGTGATGTAAAAAGTATATATAAAGAGATAATTCCGAATGAAGCAATGGAATTTTTTAAAAATAATTTTTATGATTTAAACAAAAACTGGAATAAATTAAAAATCACTAAAAATGCAAAACAAATATTCAAATTAAGTGAACAGTCATGGGAAATCGCTGACCCGTTGGTCATTTACATAGCAAAGGCAATGGAAAATAAAACTCAAAAAATACTGTTTTTTATAATTTTAATTTCAATTATTACAGTATTAACAACATTAATTATAATTTTCATTATTTATGATGTAATTAGTAAAAATCTACGCATAAAGACTTTAAAAGACCCAATCACTAAACTTTATAATTTTTATCATTTACATGAAACTTTAGAAACATTACAAAACAGATATCAAAGATATTCAAAAACTTTCGGTTTAATTAAGATTTCTCTTTTTGAAACAGATGAAAAAACGATAAAAGACATTTCTAAAAAATTAAAACATGATATAAGAAGAAGTGATAAAGTTTACTATTCTAAAAATACAATTATAATAATCCTCTTAGAACCTGAAAAAATTAATATCAATGATTATATCAACAGAATTAAATCGCTGATTACAAGCCATACTCAGATTCAAAATATTAAATTTATTATATATAATGGAGAAAAAATAGAAGAATTTATTTAG
- a CDS encoding DedA family protein, translating to MLNEIINFLVNFAQTLGYVGIYFYMLLVGTFIPVPSELVLLPAGYLAAKGNMDLWLVWFCAALGSLSGALINYFLAKFLVNRLLKDKPIIKKVTIFWEKHGKISAFLAPLTPGLGQYISIPAGLSHMPLRWFIPLTFSANLIWTGFLIMIGYLFGTGEKAHNESVFGSLILLGSVIVIATIYVIREMKKTK from the coding sequence TTGTTAAATGAAATTATAAATTTTTTAGTAAATTTTGCCCAGACTTTGGGATATGTGGGAATTTACTTTTATATGCTTTTGGTGGGAACTTTTATACCGGTTCCGAGTGAACTTGTTTTATTACCTGCCGGATACCTGGCTGCTAAAGGGAATATGGATTTGTGGCTGGTATGGTTCTGTGCGGCACTTGGGAGTTTAAGCGGAGCTTTAATTAATTACTTTTTGGCTAAATTTTTAGTAAACAGACTTTTAAAAGATAAACCTATTATAAAAAAAGTTACAATTTTTTGGGAAAAACACGGAAAGATTTCCGCTTTTTTAGCACCCCTGACTCCCGGGCTTGGACAGTATATTTCCATTCCTGCAGGACTTTCCCATATGCCTCTTCGTTGGTTTATACCCCTTACATTCAGTGCTAATTTAATCTGGACGGGATTTTTGATTATGATAGGTTATCTGTTCGGTACAGGGGAAAAAGCTCATAACGAATCTGTTTTTGGAAGTCTGATATTACTGGGAAGCGTAATTGTGATTGCCACAATTTATGTAATCAGGGAAATGAAAAAAACTAAATAA
- the cysE gene encoding serine O-acetyltransferase, protein MNILNKIKKDFLAVKTRDPAFKNNIELLYAYPGVWALVWYRIANVIYKKGFKRLARFIMAINQFITNMDIHPGATIGENVFIDHGIGVVIGETSIIGNNVTIYQGVTLGGVSLNPGKRHPTIEDDVTIGAGAKILGNITIGKGSKIGANSVVVKDVPPYSTVVGIPGKVIKRKDYTPLAHNKLPDIEKELFEYLMDRIKVLEDAVIHENKNIIEKDEEIEKKYRDYLEALKNR, encoded by the coding sequence GTGAATATATTAAATAAAATCAAAAAAGATTTTTTAGCGGTAAAAACACGAGACCCGGCTTTTAAAAATAATATAGAACTTTTATATGCCTATCCCGGTGTGTGGGCATTAGTATGGTACAGGATTGCAAATGTTATATACAAAAAAGGCTTTAAAAGACTTGCCAGATTTATTATGGCTATAAATCAATTTATTACAAATATGGATATACACCCGGGTGCAACAATAGGAGAAAATGTGTTTATAGACCATGGTATCGGAGTAGTAATAGGTGAAACTTCCATAATTGGAAACAACGTAACTATTTATCAGGGAGTCACACTCGGAGGGGTGAGTCTGAATCCAGGAAAAAGACATCCGACAATTGAAGATGATGTAACAATCGGAGCCGGAGCAAAAATACTTGGAAACATTACAATTGGAAAAGGCAGCAAAATAGGAGCAAATTCTGTTGTGGTAAAAGATGTGCCTCCATACTCTACAGTAGTAGGGATTCCTGGAAAAGTTATAAAAAGAAAAGATTACACACCGCTGGCCCATAACAAACTTCCGGATATTGAAAAAGAACTTTTTGAATATTTAATGGATAGGATAAAAGTGCTGGAAGATGCTGTCATTCATGAAAATAAAAATATAATAGAAAAAGATGAAGAGATAGAAAAAAAATACAGAGATTATTTAGAAGCTCTTAAAAACAGATAA
- the ppk2 gene encoding polyphosphate kinase 2 codes for MKTIMQNLEEIKKNLKNSELITKINVVEDAFRKLRTKSGLKGLVKKKKLRKVIRTVEYEEELIKLQIELIKLQNWVFENKKRVMIIFEGRDAAGKGGAIKRFAEHLNPRKYRVVALPKPTEVETGQFYFQRYFKHLPDPGEIVFFDRSWYNRAIVEPVFGFCTPEQYEKFMREVPEMENALIDDGIILIKFWFSISKETQKRRFEERMKNPLKQWKLSPVDKKAQEYWDKITHYKEEMFSKTHTSFSPWIIVNSNDKKTARLESIRYVLSQIPYEGKEKAKVSLHPDPDIVQRYHRKNIQLD; via the coding sequence ATGAAAACTATAATGCAAAATTTAGAAGAAATTAAAAAAAATCTTAAAAATTCAGAATTAATAACAAAAATTAATGTAGTTGAAGATGCTTTTAGAAAACTTAGAACCAAATCGGGGCTTAAAGGTTTAGTTAAAAAGAAAAAGTTAAGAAAAGTTATCAGAACTGTTGAATATGAAGAAGAGTTAATTAAACTTCAAATAGAACTTATTAAACTTCAAAACTGGGTATTTGAAAATAAAAAAAGGGTAATGATTATTTTTGAGGGAAGGGATGCTGCCGGTAAAGGCGGTGCTATTAAAAGATTTGCGGAACACTTAAACCCAAGAAAATACAGGGTTGTAGCATTACCAAAACCTACAGAAGTAGAAACAGGGCAGTTTTATTTTCAAAGATATTTTAAACATCTGCCAGATCCAGGTGAAATAGTGTTCTTTGATAGAAGCTGGTATAACAGGGCAATAGTTGAGCCTGTATTTGGATTTTGTACGCCTGAGCAGTATGAAAAATTTATGAGGGAAGTTCCTGAAATGGAAAATGCTTTAATAGATGACGGGATAATTTTAATTAAATTTTGGTTTTCTATTTCAAAAGAAACTCAAAAAAGAAGATTTGAAGAGAGAATGAAAAATCCCCTAAAACAGTGGAAATTGTCTCCTGTTGATAAAAAAGCCCAGGAATACTGGGATAAGATTACACACTATAAAGAAGAGATGTTTTCAAAAACGCATACAAGTTTTTCACCATGGATTATTGTCAATTCCAATGATAAAAAAACTGCAAGACTTGAAAGCATTAGATACGTACTCTCACAAATACCTTATGAGGGGAAAGAAAAAGCAAAAGTGTCTTTACATCCAGACCCAGATATAGTGCAAAGATATCATAGAAAAAATATTCAGTTGGATTAA
- the xth gene encoding exodeoxyribonuclease III, protein MRLCTFNVNSIRQREEIVKNLINEYKIDIICMQEIKTEEVNFPKFDDMHCIIHGQKKLNGVATCSVFEIEKYQKGFEGELSEARFIYALINGIHIINIYAPLGDNYGERFEYKIYFYNKLFEFLKNFDLQKDKILICGDFNISHTELDVWDEEIWEGEVTHLPEERAILSKFLDIGFIDIIRKKYPNEKVFSFYDYRGAAVYKNEGLRLDYILVTKPLFDKFKDVEILTAIRRKRKPTPSDHVPVVAEFDI, encoded by the coding sequence GTGAGGTTATGCACATTTAATGTAAATTCTATCAGGCAAAGAGAAGAAATTGTTAAAAATTTAATAAATGAATATAAAATCGATATTATCTGTATGCAGGAAATTAAAACGGAAGAAGTTAATTTTCCTAAATTTGACGATATGCATTGTATAATTCACGGGCAGAAAAAATTAAACGGTGTTGCAACATGCAGTGTTTTTGAAATTGAAAAATATCAAAAGGGATTTGAAGGCGAACTCAGCGAGGCAAGATTTATTTATGCATTGATAAACGGTATACATATTATAAATATCTATGCTCCTCTTGGTGACAATTATGGGGAGAGGTTTGAATATAAAATCTATTTTTATAATAAACTTTTCGAGTTTTTAAAAAATTTTGATTTACAAAAAGATAAAATTTTAATCTGCGGTGATTTTAACATTTCCCACACTGAGCTTGATGTCTGGGATGAAGAAATCTGGGAGGGGGAGGTTACCCATTTGCCGGAAGAAAGGGCAATTTTGTCTAAATTTCTTGATATTGGTTTTATTGATATTATTAGGAAAAAATATCCAAATGAAAAAGTTTTTTCTTTTTATGACTACAGAGGTGCGGCTGTTTATAAAAATGAAGGTTTAAGACTAGATTATATCCTGGTAACAAAACCTCTATTTGATAAATTTAAAGATGTTGAAATATTAACTGCAATAAGAAGAAAAAGAAAACCCACTCCATCGGACCATGTGCCTGTTGTAGCAGAATTTGATATTTAA
- a CDS encoding pyridoxal phosphate-dependent aminotransferase yields MFSRRIQKLSPSLTIAISQKARELKAQGRDILSFSAGEPDFDTPEVIKYEAIKAITDGFTKYTNVAGIPELLEAIKIKLKRDNHLDYDMDEIIVSNGAKQSLFNIFATIIDEGDEVIIPAPYWVTYPELVKYHGGIPVIIQTDEKTDFKITPEMLKKAITPKTKALMLTSPSNPTGSIYTKKELTELSKVLKDTNIWVISDEMYEKLIYEGEFTATASINEDMLQRTITVNGLSKSHAMTGWRFGYCASKNKELIKKMITLQSQSTSNINTITQKAAIPALLGKADGDVEKMVKEFKRRRDFVYEAFNSIEGLSAAKPHGAFYIFVNHKKIINDSMSFALDLLEEKGVAVVPGLGFGSEGYFRFSFATDFETINKGIKRIEEFVKELL; encoded by the coding sequence ATGTTTAGCAGAAGAATTCAAAAATTATCTCCTTCACTTACAATTGCAATATCGCAAAAAGCAAGAGAATTAAAAGCCCAGGGAAGAGATATTTTGTCTTTCAGTGCGGGCGAACCTGATTTTGACACACCTGAAGTTATAAAATATGAAGCGATAAAAGCTATTACCGACGGTTTTACAAAATACACAAATGTCGCGGGAATTCCTGAATTACTGGAAGCAATAAAAATAAAATTAAAAAGAGATAACCATTTAGATTATGATATGGATGAAATAATAGTCAGCAACGGCGCTAAACAGTCTCTTTTTAATATATTTGCAACTATTATAGATGAAGGTGATGAAGTAATAATTCCGGCGCCCTATTGGGTAACTTACCCGGAACTTGTAAAATATCACGGAGGGATACCTGTAATTATTCAGACAGATGAAAAAACAGATTTCAAAATAACACCTGAAATGCTAAAAAAGGCAATTACGCCTAAAACAAAAGCCCTGATGCTAACTAGTCCCAGCAATCCGACAGGAAGCATATATACCAAAAAAGAACTGACGGAACTTTCTAAAGTTTTAAAAGATACAAATATATGGGTTATAAGTGATGAAATGTATGAAAAACTTATATATGAAGGTGAATTTACTGCAACCGCAAGTATCAATGAAGATATGTTACAAAGAACAATTACAGTAAACGGCCTTAGTAAATCTCATGCAATGACAGGCTGGAGATTTGGATACTGTGCCAGTAAAAATAAAGAATTGATTAAAAAAATGATAACACTTCAATCTCAAAGCACTTCAAATATAAATACAATTACTCAAAAAGCTGCAATTCCCGCGCTTCTTGGAAAAGCGGACGGAGATGTGGAAAAAATGGTAAAAGAATTCAAAAGAAGAAGGGATTTTGTATATGAGGCTTTCAATTCAATAGAAGGTTTGAGTGCCGCAAAACCGCATGGAGCTTTTTATATTTTTGTAAATCACAAAAAAATAATAAACGATTCAATGAGTTTTGCACTTGATTTACTAGAGGAAAAAGGAGTTGCAGTGGTACCCGGTCTTGGATTTGGAAGTGAGGGGTATTTCAGATTTTCTTTTGCAACTGATTTTGAAACAATAAATAAAGGAATTAAAAGAATAGAAGAATTTGTAAAAGAGTTACTATGA